The proteins below are encoded in one region of Corynebacterium felinum:
- the bioA gene encoding adenosylmethionine--8-amino-7-oxononanoate transaminase has product MTPHSYQNPHSTHLASSPATPEEIDQLVHFDQAHIWHPYSPTPARVDPVIIDRTEGAYLVCADGRRLIDGMSSWWAAAHGHSHPRLVAAAQAQIAKMSHVMFGGLSHAPAVSAAKVLLELIAQDFAQARAAGRGRADAGESLAASTRTLLLEKVFFADSGSVAVEVAMKMALQYQRGRGKPERKRFLTWRRGYHGDTFAAMSVCDPDGGMHAMWTGVIADHVFAPAPPRRGSSAAQIADYVAVVLDLISPDIAGLIVEPKVQGAGGMLFHDDALLVELRALCDEHELVFIADEIATGFGRTGTLFATTSAGVMPDIMCVGKALTGGFMSLAATVATSTIARVIDTPAGGGALMHGPTFMANPLACAVAAESMSMIQEGQWRDDVARIEQALSAGLAHLRQHPRVADVRVLGAIGVVELIDAVDMQHATTTTCAHGVWLRPFGRLVYTMPPYCATNDEVARICTAITAIVDGP; this is encoded by the coding sequence ATGACCCCACACTCGTACCAGAATCCACATAGCACCCACCTTGCTTCATCACCAGCAACGCCTGAAGAAATCGACCAGCTGGTCCATTTCGACCAAGCGCACATTTGGCATCCCTACAGCCCCACCCCGGCGCGCGTTGATCCGGTGATCATTGATCGCACGGAAGGCGCGTATTTGGTCTGTGCTGATGGGCGAAGATTGATTGATGGGATGAGTTCGTGGTGGGCTGCGGCTCATGGGCATAGCCATCCGCGTTTGGTTGCTGCTGCGCAGGCGCAGATTGCGAAGATGAGCCATGTGATGTTTGGTGGTTTGAGTCATGCCCCAGCGGTGTCGGCCGCAAAGGTGTTGCTGGAGTTGATTGCCCAGGACTTTGCTCAGGCGCGCGCTGCCGGGCGCGGTCGTGCGGATGCAGGTGAGTCGCTGGCGGCGTCGACACGCACTTTGCTGCTGGAGAAGGTGTTTTTCGCCGATTCTGGGTCGGTTGCGGTCGAGGTGGCGATGAAGATGGCGTTGCAGTATCAGCGGGGTAGGGGAAAGCCTGAGCGCAAGCGTTTTCTGACATGGCGGCGTGGCTATCACGGTGATACGTTTGCGGCAATGTCTGTCTGCGATCCCGATGGGGGCATGCATGCGATGTGGACAGGGGTGATTGCTGATCACGTGTTTGCGCCCGCACCTCCACGACGGGGAAGTAGTGCGGCGCAGATCGCCGACTATGTAGCGGTAGTGCTCGATCTCATCAGCCCAGATATTGCAGGTTTGATCGTGGAACCGAAAGTCCAAGGCGCAGGCGGAATGCTGTTTCATGACGATGCATTGTTGGTTGAGTTGCGCGCACTGTGCGACGAGCATGAGCTGGTGTTCATCGCCGATGAGATCGCAACTGGCTTTGGGCGCACAGGCACGCTGTTTGCCACCACCTCAGCGGGCGTGATGCCGGACATCATGTGCGTGGGCAAGGCGCTCACGGGCGGTTTCATGTCGCTAGCAGCCACGGTGGCAACATCGACAATCGCCCGCGTGATCGATACTCCCGCTGGGGGTGGGGCGCTGATGCATGGCCCGACATTTATGGCTAACCCGCTTGCTTGTGCTGTTGCCGCCGAGTCCATGTCCATGATCCAGGAAGGGCAGTGGCGAGACGATGTTGCCCGCATTGAACAGGCATTATCCGCAGGGCTTGCGCATTTGCGCCAGCATCCACGGGTTGCGGATGTGCGGGTACTCGGCGCGATCGGGGTCGTTGAGCTTATCGACGCCGTCGACATGCAGCACGCAACAACCACCACCTGCGCGCACGGGGTGTGGCTACGCCCCTTCGGGCGACTGGTCTATACCATGCCCCCATATTGCGCCACCAACGACGAAGTTGCACGCATCTGCACCGCCATCACAGCAATTGTCGACGGGCCTTAA
- the bioD gene encoding dethiobiotin synthase: protein MMIIAITGTNTDVGKTIATAALAAELSHRGHHVDIIKPIQTGEAEGAGDIYTIEQLTGIKGHELIRYPEPLAPNLAARRAAMPMLTAQEVAQRIGVFHDQAVAQHAGTGKLPPVVLVEGAGGLLVRINEQENFADVVRLLGCGLIVVTSLGLGSLNAAELTVEAANARGIDVLGIIGGSISSKPDLATTLNLEELPRITKRPFFGALPEGLGGNADSHEYYSHITRPRLRGHVDLAELFAHIDKESTD from the coding sequence TTGATGATCATCGCCATAACCGGAACCAACACCGATGTCGGCAAAACCATTGCCACCGCCGCACTTGCTGCCGAACTATCCCACCGCGGACACCACGTTGACATCATCAAACCCATCCAAACCGGGGAAGCAGAAGGGGCAGGCGATATCTACACCATCGAGCAACTCACAGGCATAAAAGGTCACGAACTCATCCGCTACCCCGAACCCCTAGCACCGAACCTTGCCGCGCGCCGGGCTGCTATGCCCATGCTGACTGCTCAAGAGGTGGCGCAGCGTATTGGTGTGTTCCATGACCAGGCCGTAGCTCAACATGCTGGTACGGGTAAGTTGCCGCCCGTGGTGTTGGTGGAAGGTGCAGGCGGGTTGCTCGTTCGGATTAACGAGCAAGAAAATTTCGCAGATGTGGTGCGACTCTTAGGTTGCGGGCTGATTGTGGTGACCTCCCTGGGATTAGGTTCACTGAATGCGGCTGAACTTACTGTTGAGGCGGCGAACGCACGTGGGATTGACGTGCTCGGCATTATCGGCGGGAGTATCAGTAGTAAGCCGGATCTGGCAACCACCCTGAATCTTGAGGAACTGCCGCGTATTACCAAGCGGCCATTTTTCGGTGCCTTGCCTGAGGGGCTAGGTGGCAATGCAGATTCGCACGAGTATTATTCACACATCACTCGGCCTCGGTTGCGCGGGCATGTGGATCTAGCGGAACTTTTTGCCCATATTGATAAAGAATCCACTGACTAG
- a CDS encoding cation:proton antiporter produces the protein MEIMIALIGLLFATVIMVAIGDRTGLPWPALLTILAGGAILIPGIPDIPIPPELMLPIFIPPLLWALVRRTSWAAIRRNWREVILLAFILTVVSAFAVGFSAYLLIPTLSLAGAMMIGAAIAPTDPVAVDAVAEPAGVPRRLSNTLQNEGLFNDAASIVVFNLALGVIVKNETPNWWSAILTLIYSAGAAVIVGWIIGFVAAKLTDWMSSSVSRNAFTWIIPFATYLGAEAIHASGVVAIVFAAIEFNSRVNIGAEDRLSGTAFWQIVELLFTGMAFGLIGMTVRQAIDEVGRELLEAVWVGIVLSVVAIVVRLTWFYIQYKVNCRTQRKTGSPLRLQEVLLLSWAGMRGLITLALVMSIPASTNFALYRELPVIALIVLVITMVIPGLSLPWLMKKLSLDAGPDAFGDIAREQLVARARTAARSTMMSHIDELPQEKMQALLTRFEETIHFEDEDEDHMSPEARREMLRQHAQKMASIHLEALKAAQRELLNARKERDVDPAILDEVLFDVDQQILGVKKGIYGKTS, from the coding sequence ATGGAAATAATGATCGCGCTCATAGGGCTACTCTTCGCCACCGTCATCATGGTGGCAATCGGCGACCGAACCGGCCTCCCATGGCCCGCACTGCTGACAATACTCGCAGGTGGCGCGATCTTAATCCCCGGGATTCCCGACATTCCCATACCCCCAGAACTCATGCTGCCCATCTTCATCCCACCACTATTGTGGGCACTCGTGCGACGCACCAGCTGGGCTGCAATCCGACGCAACTGGCGCGAAGTGATCCTGCTTGCCTTCATCCTCACCGTCGTGAGCGCATTCGCAGTAGGATTCAGCGCGTACTTGCTAATCCCCACGCTCTCCCTGGCGGGGGCAATGATGATCGGCGCAGCCATCGCACCCACTGACCCCGTTGCAGTCGACGCTGTGGCAGAACCCGCCGGTGTACCACGCAGGTTATCGAACACCCTCCAAAACGAAGGGCTGTTTAACGACGCCGCTTCCATCGTCGTCTTCAACCTTGCACTCGGGGTGATCGTGAAAAACGAAACCCCAAACTGGTGGTCGGCAATCCTCACCCTCATCTACTCCGCAGGAGCTGCGGTCATCGTCGGCTGGATCATTGGATTCGTGGCAGCAAAACTCACCGACTGGATGAGCTCATCAGTCTCCCGCAACGCCTTTACCTGGATCATCCCCTTCGCAACCTACCTCGGGGCCGAAGCCATTCACGCCTCCGGCGTCGTCGCCATCGTATTCGCAGCCATCGAATTTAACTCCCGGGTCAATATCGGTGCCGAAGACCGCCTATCCGGCACCGCCTTCTGGCAAATCGTGGAACTACTGTTCACCGGCATGGCCTTTGGACTTATCGGTATGACCGTACGCCAAGCCATCGACGAAGTCGGCCGCGAACTGCTCGAAGCAGTCTGGGTAGGCATTGTGCTCTCAGTCGTTGCCATCGTAGTACGACTGACCTGGTTCTACATCCAATACAAAGTCAACTGTCGCACGCAACGCAAAACCGGTTCGCCTTTAAGGCTCCAAGAAGTACTGTTGCTCAGTTGGGCAGGCATGCGCGGACTGATCACCCTCGCTTTGGTTATGTCTATCCCTGCCTCCACCAACTTCGCCCTCTACCGCGAACTTCCCGTTATCGCCCTCATCGTTTTGGTGATTACCATGGTGATCCCAGGGCTCTCCTTGCCATGGCTGATGAAAAAACTCAGCCTCGATGCAGGCCCAGACGCATTCGGCGATATTGCCCGCGAACAACTCGTCGCCCGCGCCCGCACCGCGGCCCGTTCAACCATGATGAGCCACATCGATGAGCTCCCACAAGAAAAAATGCAGGCACTTTTAACCCGCTTCGAAGAAACCATCCACTTCGAAGATGAAGACGAAGACCACATGAGCCCCGAAGCACGCCGCGAAATGCTGCGCCAACACGCCCAAAAGATGGCCAGCATCCACCTCGAAGCCCTCAAAGCCGCCCAACGCGAACTGCTCAACGCACGAAAAGAACGCGACGTCGACCCCGCCATCCTCGATGAAGTACTCTTCGACGTCGACCAGCAAATCTTAGGCGTGAAAAAAGGCATCTACGGAAAGACCAGCTAA
- the scpB gene encoding SMC-Scp complex subunit ScpB, with protein MYAPLEPVSTLRSRLESILLVIDNPAPASALAHALEVAEHDVETLLKQMQDELNERGSGIDLRYSDGGWRYYTRQENAVAVEKFLLDGSHTKLSRAALETLAIIAYRQPATRAQVAAVRGVNVDGVMRTLALRGLIREVDTEAHTGAHRFETTELFLEQLGIDSLDRLPDLAPLLPDIDHIDEFDVN; from the coding sequence ATGTACGCCCCACTTGAACCGGTGAGCACACTGCGCTCACGCCTTGAATCCATCCTGCTCGTCATCGACAACCCCGCCCCAGCCAGCGCACTCGCGCACGCACTGGAAGTCGCCGAACACGACGTCGAAACGCTGCTAAAGCAGATGCAAGACGAACTCAACGAACGCGGCAGTGGCATCGACCTGCGCTACAGCGACGGCGGATGGCGCTACTACACGCGCCAAGAAAACGCCGTCGCAGTAGAAAAATTCCTCCTCGACGGCAGCCACACCAAACTCTCCCGTGCAGCACTCGAAACACTCGCCATCATCGCCTACCGGCAACCAGCCACCCGCGCCCAAGTCGCCGCCGTACGCGGAGTCAACGTTGATGGTGTCATGCGCACACTTGCACTGCGCGGACTCATTCGCGAAGTCGACACAGAAGCACACACTGGGGCGCACCGCTTTGAAACAACCGAACTATTCCTCGAACAACTCGGCATCGACTCCCTCGACCGCCTACCTGATCTCGCCCCACTGCTGCCCGATATCGACCACATCGACGAATTCGACGTGAACTGA
- a CDS encoding pseudouridine synthase, with translation MSRTARRDGTPENNRSYAKARPQRGGQGAKNLNKRGKAAAGKPEKQQRKQRDSEILLSNARPAKRQHVAPRATNEQEQGELIRLQKVLAKAGVASRRHAEILIDAGRVEVNGKIIMEQGTRVNPNTDVIRVDGVRVNVNEKNQYFVLNKPRGLHSTMSDELGRPCIGDIISERIASGQRLFHVGRLDADTEGLLLLTNDGELANRLMHPKYEVSKTYLATVLGEADRALIKQLRDGIELDDGPAKADYVQIIDTYQGKSLIRVELHEGRKHIVRRMLKAAGYPVQALVRTKLHTVQLGEQKPGTIRALNDMELTSLYKAVDM, from the coding sequence ATGTCTAGAACCGCTCGCCGAGACGGCACACCGGAAAACAATCGCTCCTACGCGAAAGCCCGCCCACAACGTGGCGGCCAGGGAGCTAAGAACCTGAACAAGCGGGGCAAAGCCGCTGCCGGAAAACCGGAAAAACAACAACGTAAACAGCGCGACTCTGAAATTCTGCTCTCGAACGCACGCCCCGCAAAACGCCAGCACGTCGCACCACGTGCCACCAATGAGCAGGAGCAAGGCGAACTGATCCGCCTGCAAAAAGTACTTGCTAAAGCAGGCGTTGCCTCGCGCCGCCACGCAGAAATCCTCATTGACGCAGGTCGCGTGGAAGTCAACGGCAAAATCATCATGGAACAAGGCACCAGGGTCAACCCTAATACCGATGTCATCCGTGTCGATGGTGTGCGCGTCAACGTCAACGAAAAGAACCAATACTTCGTGCTCAACAAGCCCCGCGGCTTGCACTCCACCATGAGTGACGAACTCGGACGCCCCTGCATCGGCGACATCATTTCCGAACGCATCGCCTCCGGTCAGCGCCTGTTCCACGTCGGCCGCCTCGACGCCGACACCGAAGGCCTGCTGCTTTTGACCAACGACGGGGAACTCGCCAACCGCTTGATGCACCCGAAGTACGAAGTGTCGAAAACCTACCTAGCAACCGTGCTCGGCGAAGCCGACCGCGCACTGATCAAGCAGCTGCGTGACGGCATTGAACTCGACGACGGGCCGGCGAAAGCCGACTACGTGCAGATCATCGACACCTACCAAGGCAAGTCGCTGATCCGCGTTGAACTCCACGAAGGCCGCAAGCACATCGTCCGCCGCATGCTCAAAGCAGCAGGCTACCCAGTTCAAGCACTGGTACGCACCAAACTGCACACCGTGCAGCTGGGTGAACAAAAGCCAGGCACCATACGCGCCTTGAACGATATGGAGCTGACCAGCCTGTACAAGGCGGTGGATATGTAA
- the cmk gene encoding (d)CMP kinase: MNPNAVSNQPNGGLIVAVDGPSGAGKSTVCRAVAAHFGAKYLDTGAMYRVATLHVLRQGIDPTDAQAVAKATADLPLEVNDDPHAKTVLLAGDDVSSEIRGRDVTQNVSAVSAVGEVRENLVALQRRLATQAHRCVLDGRDIGTVVLVDAPVKVFLTATAQVRAQRRYDQDMAAGRSVSFDDVLQDVIRRDELDSNRAISPLRPAEDATVVDTSNLSLDEVIQTLITLVENSGAEKEN; the protein is encoded by the coding sequence ATGAACCCAAACGCAGTATCCAACCAACCAAACGGCGGACTCATCGTCGCCGTCGATGGTCCTTCCGGTGCCGGTAAATCCACCGTGTGCCGCGCAGTGGCCGCACATTTTGGTGCAAAATATCTCGATACCGGCGCGATGTATCGAGTAGCAACCCTGCACGTACTCCGCCAGGGGATCGACCCGACCGACGCGCAGGCTGTAGCGAAAGCAACCGCAGATTTGCCGCTGGAAGTCAACGACGATCCGCATGCTAAAACTGTGCTACTCGCAGGTGACGACGTATCCAGTGAAATCCGTGGCCGAGACGTCACCCAGAACGTGTCCGCAGTCTCTGCCGTGGGCGAGGTACGCGAAAACCTCGTTGCCTTGCAGCGTCGACTCGCCACGCAAGCGCACCGCTGCGTGCTCGACGGCCGTGATATTGGCACCGTGGTGCTTGTCGACGCCCCAGTCAAGGTTTTCTTAACCGCTACTGCGCAGGTGCGTGCCCAACGCCGCTACGACCAGGACATGGCCGCAGGGCGCAGTGTGTCATTCGACGATGTGCTTCAAGATGTGATCCGCCGCGATGAACTCGATTCGAATCGTGCGATTTCCCCACTTCGTCCTGCCGAAGACGCCACTGTTGTTGATACCTCCAACCTCAGCCTGGACGAGGTTATCCAAACCCTTATTACGCTGGTGGAAAACTCTGGCGCCGAAAAGGAGAACTAA
- the der gene encoding ribosome biogenesis GTPase Der, which translates to MAIHTHPENHPHDNDENETVFVYHTNTGEVRAEEAFIEEDVVVAGGGYASRDFNAEDFNYDFDAEDNADAEFDDDEWEDGDETFVYFTEDGEFDESGFADPDFGEGYSDEDWEEVERAFGFERDGHIREKLCTVAIVGRPNVGKSTLVNRFIGRREAVVEDFPGVTRDRISYLADWGGQRFWVQDTGGWDPNVKGIHGAIARQAEVAMETADVIVMVVDTKVGITETDAVMARKLQRAEVPVILVANKFDSDTMYADMAEFYALGLGDPWPVSAQHGRGGADVLDKILASFPEEPRDSSITEGPRRVALVGKPNVGKSSLLNKIVGEERSVVDNVAGTTVDPVDSIVKLENNLWKFVDTAGLRKKVKTASGHEYYASLRTRSAIDAAEICIFMIDCSQPVSEQDQRVLNMILEAGKALVLVFNKWDLMDDDRRWELEREIEQQLAHIPWVTRINISAKTGRALQRLEPYMLQALESWDKRVTTGQLNNWLRAVIAQNPPPMKGGRVPRVLFATQASTRPPVIVLFTTGFLDAGYRRYLERKFRESFGFEGSPVRIAVRVRERRTRK; encoded by the coding sequence ATGGCTATACATACACATCCTGAAAACCACCCGCACGACAACGACGAGAACGAAACCGTTTTCGTCTACCACACCAACACTGGTGAAGTTCGCGCGGAAGAAGCCTTCATCGAAGAAGACGTCGTTGTTGCCGGTGGCGGCTATGCTTCCCGCGATTTCAACGCGGAAGACTTTAACTACGACTTCGACGCTGAGGATAATGCCGACGCTGAGTTTGACGACGACGAGTGGGAAGACGGCGACGAAACATTCGTCTACTTCACCGAGGACGGCGAATTCGATGAATCTGGTTTCGCTGACCCCGATTTCGGCGAAGGCTATTCCGATGAGGATTGGGAAGAAGTTGAGCGTGCGTTCGGCTTCGAACGTGATGGGCACATCCGTGAAAAGCTGTGCACTGTTGCAATTGTCGGCCGCCCTAACGTGGGTAAATCCACCCTTGTTAACCGCTTTATTGGTCGCCGTGAGGCGGTTGTCGAAGATTTCCCTGGCGTGACCCGCGACCGTATTTCTTATCTTGCAGACTGGGGCGGACAGCGCTTCTGGGTGCAAGATACTGGTGGCTGGGATCCAAACGTGAAGGGCATCCACGGCGCTATTGCCCGCCAAGCTGAAGTAGCCATGGAAACCGCTGATGTCATTGTTATGGTTGTTGACACCAAGGTCGGCATTACTGAGACTGACGCGGTAATGGCTCGGAAGCTTCAGCGTGCGGAAGTACCGGTGATTTTGGTGGCGAACAAGTTCGACTCCGACACCATGTATGCCGATATGGCGGAATTCTATGCGCTGGGTCTGGGTGATCCGTGGCCAGTGTCTGCACAGCACGGCCGTGGCGGTGCGGACGTATTGGATAAGATCCTTGCATCCTTCCCCGAAGAACCTCGTGATTCCTCCATCACCGAAGGCCCACGCCGAGTCGCGTTGGTGGGTAAGCCCAATGTGGGTAAGTCCTCGCTGCTGAACAAGATCGTCGGCGAAGAACGTTCTGTGGTTGATAACGTCGCTGGCACCACCGTGGATCCTGTCGATTCCATTGTGAAGCTGGAAAACAACCTGTGGAAGTTTGTTGATACCGCGGGTCTGCGTAAGAAGGTGAAGACAGCCTCTGGCCACGAGTACTATGCTTCCTTGCGTACCCGCAGTGCCATTGATGCTGCTGAAATCTGCATCTTCATGATCGATTGTTCGCAACCTGTTTCCGAGCAGGATCAGCGTGTGCTCAACATGATCCTCGAAGCCGGTAAGGCACTTGTGCTTGTGTTTAACAAGTGGGACTTGATGGATGATGATCGTCGCTGGGAGCTGGAGCGTGAAATCGAGCAGCAGCTGGCGCACATTCCTTGGGTAACACGCATCAATATTTCGGCGAAGACCGGTCGTGCGTTGCAGCGCCTTGAGCCTTATATGCTTCAGGCTCTGGAGAGCTGGGATAAGCGTGTGACTACCGGCCAGTTGAACAACTGGTTGCGTGCAGTGATTGCACAAAACCCACCACCAATGAAGGGTGGACGTGTTCCTCGCGTGCTCTTTGCTACCCAGGCCTCGACGCGCCCACCAGTGATTGTTTTGTTCACCACTGGTTTCTTGGATGCTGGTTACCGCCGTTACTTGGAGCGGAAGTTCCGTGAGTCCTTCGGCTTCGAGGGGTCACCTGTGCGCATTGCTGTGCGTGTGCGTGAGCGCCGCACCCGCAAGTAA
- a CDS encoding class I SAM-dependent methyltransferase: MRKESTPQAAQLGVDLSHIEADAINASSPSHIPRVSQRNVPKFADSTHRGISATAFHTGAENYHDIRPSYPQDVLSLLSPARKVLDIGAGTGKLTILLATHPNFEQVYALDPSKDMVATLRTHLPQVPAWQATAEHTACAHSLFDAVTIAQTWHWVDPTAASIELDRITTDTAEVLLVWNTLDVSIPWVHRLSRIMHSGDTLKEGFLPQIDTPWRIDKILRSTWQQSITPEEIHRLTHTRSYWLRSNEKTRAKVTQNLNWYLYDHLNLKPNVAVQLPYRVDGFVLKKS, encoded by the coding sequence ATGCGCAAAGAATCTACCCCGCAGGCAGCACAGTTAGGCGTTGATCTCTCACACATCGAGGCTGATGCAATCAACGCGTCCTCACCGAGCCACATCCCACGCGTTTCCCAACGCAACGTCCCTAAATTTGCCGACAGTACTCACCGCGGCATATCCGCCACAGCGTTTCACACAGGTGCTGAAAACTACCACGATATTCGCCCGAGTTATCCCCAAGATGTGCTGAGTCTTCTTTCACCAGCGCGGAAAGTCTTAGACATCGGCGCTGGCACAGGTAAACTCACCATTTTGCTTGCCACCCACCCCAACTTTGAGCAGGTATACGCCCTCGACCCCAGCAAAGACATGGTGGCAACCTTGCGCACTCACCTGCCCCAGGTACCAGCGTGGCAAGCAACAGCAGAACATACTGCATGCGCTCACTCGCTTTTCGACGCCGTGACCATAGCCCAAACCTGGCACTGGGTTGACCCGACTGCTGCAAGCATTGAACTTGACCGCATTACCACCGACACTGCGGAAGTGCTCTTGGTGTGGAATACCCTCGATGTGTCGATCCCGTGGGTTCATCGGCTCTCGCGCATCATGCACTCCGGTGACACATTGAAAGAAGGGTTCCTCCCCCAGATCGACACACCGTGGCGGATTGATAAGATTTTGCGTTCAACGTGGCAACAATCCATCACCCCAGAAGAAATCCACCGTTTGACACATACCCGTTCTTATTGGCTTCGGTCGAATGAAAAAACCCGAGCTAAAGTGACACAAAATCTCAATTGGTACCTGTATGATCATCTCAACCTGAAGCCAAACGTCGCAGTCCAACTACCCTATCGCGTGGATGGGTTTGTTCTGAAAAAATCCTGA
- a CDS encoding ABC transporter substrate-binding protein, which produces MFVQRSRKLVAAFALSALTLVGCSSTDGGDKQATKKSSDSTYSIGINQLVQHPALDAATEGFKQAFEQAGVEVSFTEHNANGEQATALTIAQQFAGQDLDMVLAVATPAAQATAQAITDIPVLFTAVTDPLAAELVASNDAPGGNVTGTSDAAPIDDQLKLLKQIVPDAKKVGIVYASGEVNSQVQVDAAKKAAPGVGLEITTQTVSTVTEIQQAVEALGDVDAIYVPTDNLIVSGIASLVQVAEAKKIPVIGAEGGTVEGGAIATLGIDYKKLGKQTGEMALRILKDGADPASMKVETATEFTYIVNEEAAKAQGVTIPQEILDQAERV; this is translated from the coding sequence ATGTTTGTTCAGCGTTCACGGAAGCTGGTTGCAGCTTTTGCTCTTTCTGCTTTAACTCTGGTGGGCTGCAGCTCCACTGATGGTGGAGATAAGCAAGCTACGAAGAAGTCTTCGGATTCTACCTACAGCATTGGTATTAATCAGCTGGTTCAGCACCCTGCCTTGGATGCGGCAACTGAGGGGTTCAAGCAAGCCTTTGAGCAGGCCGGTGTTGAGGTGTCGTTCACTGAGCACAATGCGAACGGTGAGCAGGCGACAGCATTGACGATTGCGCAGCAATTCGCTGGACAGGATTTGGATATGGTCTTGGCGGTAGCAACCCCAGCTGCCCAGGCGACCGCGCAGGCGATTACCGATATCCCTGTGCTGTTTACAGCGGTAACAGATCCTTTGGCTGCGGAGCTGGTGGCGAGCAATGATGCCCCGGGTGGCAATGTGACTGGTACCTCTGATGCGGCACCGATCGATGACCAGCTGAAGCTGCTCAAGCAGATCGTTCCTGATGCGAAAAAGGTGGGCATTGTCTACGCCTCCGGTGAGGTGAATTCGCAGGTGCAGGTGGATGCGGCGAAGAAAGCTGCCCCAGGCGTTGGCCTGGAGATCACAACCCAGACGGTGTCTACTGTGACTGAGATCCAGCAGGCTGTTGAGGCGTTGGGTGATGTGGATGCTATTTATGTGCCGACTGATAACTTGATTGTTTCCGGTATTGCTTCGCTGGTGCAGGTTGCTGAGGCGAAGAAGATTCCTGTGATTGGTGCTGAGGGCGGCACTGTTGAGGGTGGCGCTATTGCAACGTTGGGTATTGATTACAAGAAGTTGGGTAAGCAAACTGGTGAGATGGCGCTGCGTATTCTCAAGGATGGTGCTGATCCTGCGTCGATGAAGGTAGAGACGGCTACTGAGTTCACCTACATTGTCAATGAAGAAGCAGCCAAGGCTCAGGGTGTGACTATTCCGCAGGAGATTCTTGATCAGGCTGAGCGCGTATGA
- a CDS encoding ABC transporter permease codes for MIGAVELGLIYGVMALGVFLTFRVLNFPDLTVDGSFTTGAATAAIAIASGWNPFLATACGFATGFIAGIVTGVLHTKGKIDGLLAGILTMIALWSINLRIMGGANVPLLRAQTVLSPLKDAKLLGTWASVALLIVVVVVAVAIVTWFLNTDVGLSIRATGDNGPMITSFGVSTDFTKTLTLGLSNGFVGMCGGLVAQYQGFADISMGIGLILIGLASVIMGQAIVGTKRLWVAVIAVTFGAVLYRIIIFLALSVGLNPNDMRAVTAVLVIIALIVPRWKAMMSRSSAALVKKGT; via the coding sequence ATGATCGGCGCAGTTGAGCTAGGTCTTATTTATGGTGTGATGGCACTGGGGGTGTTCCTTACCTTCCGAGTGTTGAATTTCCCCGATCTGACGGTTGATGGAAGTTTCACCACTGGTGCCGCTACCGCAGCAATTGCTATTGCTTCCGGCTGGAATCCATTTCTTGCCACCGCATGCGGTTTTGCCACAGGGTTTATCGCCGGCATTGTCACTGGTGTGTTGCATACCAAGGGCAAGATTGATGGTTTGCTCGCGGGTATTTTGACCATGATCGCACTGTGGTCGATTAACCTGCGCATCATGGGTGGCGCGAATGTTCCTTTGCTGCGTGCGCAGACAGTGTTGAGTCCGCTCAAAGACGCGAAGCTGTTAGGCACGTGGGCATCGGTTGCGCTGCTAATTGTCGTGGTGGTCGTTGCCGTAGCTATTGTGACGTGGTTTTTGAATACTGATGTGGGCCTTTCTATTCGCGCAACAGGCGACAATGGCCCAATGATTACCTCCTTTGGTGTGTCTACTGATTTCACGAAGACACTGACCTTGGGACTATCCAACGGTTTCGTCGGTATGTGCGGTGGCTTGGTTGCCCAGTATCAAGGTTTTGCTGATATCTCTATGGGTATTGGTTTGATTCTGATTGGTTTGGCATCAGTGATTATGGGCCAAGCTATCGTGGGCACCAAACGACTGTGGGTTGCTGTCATTGCGGTGACGTTCGGCGCTGTACTGTACCGAATCATTATTTTCCTCGCACTGTCGGTGGGCCTCAACCCAAATGATATGCGTGCTGTAACAGCAGTACTGGTGATCATTGCCCTTATTGTCCCTCGCTGGAAAGCGATGATGTCACGATCCTCAGCTGCGCTTGTGAAGAAAGGTACATAG